In Mustela nigripes isolate SB6536 chromosome 9, MUSNIG.SB6536, whole genome shotgun sequence, the sequence ATGCCGAGTCCCCGGCACCTCCCAGGCCATCCTTGAGTTCACGAgctgcttccctttcctcccccaggAGCTGGTGAGGATCTTGCACAAGGCGCTAGAGGctgcccagcaggagaagagggcaTCCAGCGCATACCTGGCTGCGGCCGAGGACAAGGACCGGCTGGAGCTGGTGCGGCACAAGGTGCGGCAGATCGCGGAGCTGAGCAGGCAGGTAGAGGCCCTGGAGCAGGAACGGGAGAGCCTGGCACACACGGCCAGCCTGCGGGAGCAGCAGCTGCAAGAGCTGCAGCGGCATGTGCAGCTGCTCATGGAGAAGAACCAGGCCAAACAGCAGGTTATCTGCAAGCTCTCGGAGCAGGTCACCCGGGACTTCATGCAGCCCCCTTCCCAGACGCCTGTGCCCCCAGAGGTGGCCGACAGGGACTTCCTGAGCCAGCAGGAAAAGATGGAGCACCTGAAGGTAGGGGCCCCTCCCCGCAGGCCCTGGGCCCttggtgggggtagggtggggggccCACTGCTCTCAACCCTGAGGGTTTCCTAGGTAGAGCAGGGATAACCCTTGGTACTGGAAGGTTTGTGTCTGAAATACATATCAGTGAGAATATTCTACCCATTTTCTCGCTGTCTTAACCAGAAGGTCCAGTGCAATTTGACATTTTCGTGATCTCCGGGGCTGGAAAGGGAGGGTATCCCTAGATGATCTCTAGAAGTGGAAGAGCACAAGGTGAGGCAGAACTCCTGAGTGCCAGGCCAGCTAAGTGTCACGCTGATGCCCTTGGGAGcccccagggcacctggtggcttccCCAACATGCAGTCCAGGTGATCTGTGACCACCTGGGACTTGCCCAGAACCATGGCAGGAATCGTTGCTCCTCTGTGACACTGTCTGCTGCACGGCGGCCACCGTCACGGCTGCTCTGCTCCTGGCATCTCATCTGCTGCCCCACCAGCCCTGAGAGGGTTGTGTgctccccacttgtgtgctccCCACTGTGGGCTGGAAGGCTGAGTGAGGCTGAGAAGGGGCCTGTGTGCAGAGGAGCTGGAGAGCTGGAGCTCTCCGATGAGCGCCTGCTCTGCTGCCTTCCAGTTTCTTTGTGCCTTCCCGCTCGGACCactgtccctgcctccccctggcCCAGGCAGTGCTCTCACTTGGGGAGGCTGTGCCCTCCCACAGAGACCGATTACAGCGTGGGGAGCAGGAACTTAATTTTTAGGTGTGATGCCTGCCGTGGACATCAATGTCCTCTCTAAGACATGATCACAGGAGCTGCCGAGCCACCTGAAGGCCTGAGGCTGGGGATCGGCACTCAGAACCCCCAGTGTCCTTAAAGGCAGTTGTATAACAGGGCCAGTCCTGCCCAGATCCCCACCACGCACATGAATATGTATGTACCTATAACCCAGGGAGCTCCCTTGCCACAGGACCAAAGCATTGCTgctggaagaggggaagaagaaggaaaaaaagaaaacttcagaagcTTTTGAGGGACCAGTGAACAGTGTGATACAGTGTCCCCTGCCCGAGCTGTGAAGCCAGGGCCTAGGTTTGGATCCAGgctctgctgtgtgacctgggcagGGTCCCTCACCTCTCTTTAAAATGACCTCACTGTTCCTACTCATGGAGTTGAGGCAGGGGGGGTGAAGGAAGATAACATGAAACCCAGATCCCTCCCATTTCCTTCAGCATGAAAAAACCACATAACCAATCTTTGaatcttttccctttaaaatcagattcttttgacttcaaaatgaaaacaaaatcctttCAAATGCAGATGGAGTGAGGCTATTAGAAAGCTCTCAGGACTGGAAAATTGCTTTCATTAGATTgcttccctgccctcctctgccctgcTAAGAGTCTTCTGTCTGTGCCCATCCTGCTGGAATCCACAGGTGAAGACCCCGTAGAGCAGGTCCGGGGTCCGAGAAGTAGATGTGTTGAGTGCCCCCCCGAGAGCCGAGAGCCGACTGGAAGCAGGGGCTTGCTGTGGGAGCTGGAGTGTGCCCCTGGATTTGCATATCAGTGAGCCCAGATAGGAGGGAAATTCCTGTCAACCAAACTTGCCTTGCTGCCATCCTCAGAGGCCCAGTGTTTATGCCAGAAAGGAATCTCATGTGCTAGAATTCCTCATTTGTTAGCCTTTATGTGTCTgatctagaaaaacagaaaactccaAAAGCCATGGTCTTTCCATCTGGGAACAGAGCAATGTTCACATCTCCCCTTTGCCCTAGGACGGAGGGCATGCGGCTTGAAGGAGATGCCCCCTTGTTGAAGCTGCCAGTTTGAGAACAGAATTACTGACCTCTTGAATATTGGAATCTCTTGAAGACTTAGAGACCCAGTCTTCGACATTTTCTGGCAGGGACAGCTGAGCCCTAACGGGGTCCAGGGTCCCATAGCGCAAGCAGCAGGGTTGCAGCTAGACCCCAGGTCTCCCTGCACACCATCCACTGCCTTCCCCATTAGCACAGGGGTCAGTCCATGCGGCATTTCCCCCAAGAGAATTCCAAGGCTTGTGATCCTGTGAGGACAGACAGGCAGACTCTCTTCCTCCTGTCCCCTTCTCCAGTTGTGTTTTCCTCCTTTGCTTACCAATGACTGTCGtgtgcctttcttttctctgagctctctctttttcctccctacAGTTCTGAGCCATGGAGAGCACTGAAGGTAGGGCGATGAGCTGAAGGGGGAGGCGCCGCCCAGATGCCCCCCCAATCCCACGGCTGCTCCAAGGGGGCTCACACCCGCCCTCACCATCTGGGCTACAGGCAGCGTGCCCCTGGCAACATGTCCAAAGCCTTGGAAGTGCCAGGGAGCATCTCGGGGCCTGGGctgaggacagagggacagaagcaggagGCAGAACGGAGCGGCAGACCCCGATGTGCTGTCACCAGCAGTTTTCCATTCCTCTGTAGACCTCCCGCCCTAGCCTTGGATCCTGCCTCTCTTGCATTCTAAGCATGTGACTGAGGAggacttaccctctctgtgcttgtttcctcatctgtaaaatgggggcgaTGGTACTTTAACACATAGCCCCCCATGGCGGAGATAAATTACACACAATAATGTGCGTGAGGGAGACAGGTGTGACACACAGTAGCAGCTCCAGCAATGAGTGCTCCCTTCCTCCCTTGCCTGGAAGCGTGTTGTATTTCCTCAGATGTTTGGGATGAAGGCACAACAGCATCGTATCAAAAGCAATTAACAGTAATTAATGCGTAGGATGGTAGTATCCAGTCAGTGTTAAAATTTTCCAACTGATTTGTAAATGTTATTAATAGCTTTTGGGTTCTTTTATATAATCTTTTGGGTTcttttatataatctttaaataaaataaattcataggaAAAAGAGGGCACAACAGCAGCCATAGGAAGTCTgtcagtgggggagggaggagtatAGCTCTCCAGGTGCCACGAGAGCACAGAGAAGGAGGTGACTCTCATATTCACCACAGGCCAGTCACCATTCTCAGCCTTTTGCACATATTAACTAATCACACCCTGCCCACAGTGCCTGAGGTGGACCTGTTATCCTTCCTGTTTTCCAGGAGAGAAGGCCCAGAAAGGGCAAGGAACTGCTGGGCTCCGCAGGGAAGGCAGGATTTCTGACCAGGCCACAGGGCTCTGGGCCAGCTCCCTGACCGAAGGcagcgcctgcctctctgtggtATTATTGTGCTCCAGGGTCAGAGGTCAGATGAGCCTGTGTGAGGTCAGTCCGACTGCCAAGCACAACCCTTGAAGGATGGGACTAGACATCTGGCATCCAGGTGGATGCCAGCAGGCCCAGAGTTTGGGGAGGATCTAGGCTGTTTGTGCGGTGGTTGGACTTGGCTTCAGAAGCAGACACATCCGGGCTCAGTCATACCTGGTCTCATACAGCCGTATGACCTCAAACAATGCACTTGTCCTTTCAGAGCCTCTGAGACCGCACCTGAGTGCCTTTCAGGGCTGCCGGGGAGGTTGAGTGGGGTGATGCGCCCAGCACGGGCTGGGGGCTCAGGGTGATGGTGTCGGGTGCCCACACAGCTGTGTTCCTAAACATGCCAGTCCCCACCTAAATGGAAGACTGTCATGGACAGGGGAGGGGGCCGTCCTGGAAGAGGCTGATGTCTACAGAAGGTTGGTCCTCGTGCTGCAAACATGAGGACTCACACCAAGCCTGCCACCCCTCCACCTAAGGATAAGAAGAAGGGGGCCAtagagaggaagcaggcagatGCTTGTGCAGAGAAGTGCTGGGACCCCCTGGCAGTATTTCTGAGAAAAGGGAGCCCAGAGTTTGGTCTAAGGTAGACACGTGGGAGAAGAGGACGTCCAGGCTGGGGTGTTGGAGTCACCTGGGTTCAGCCTGGATGGTGAGAGCAGAGAACCAGCTCAGCCCGAGTACATGAAGCTTTGCAGCCCGGGCACAGTGAGGGACAAAGGCAGGGGTGGTTGGGATGAGAGATGCCTTGGACAGCCCCAGTGGGGTGGTGAGAGGCCTTGTGATGAAGCCAGCCAGGGGCTTTTATTTCTAGCTGAGGAGCCTGGCAACATGTGGCCTTCCCACTGGGTCAACCATCCAGGCAGAAGGCAGCAGACCCCAGGTATGAATTGGAGCTTCTGGGCTGGGAAGGATCTTGGCTAGGATGCAGGCCCACCCAGGGAGAATCAAGATGGCCTGTGAGCAGGGCACCTGTGACCCATCCCTGATAATGAGATGCCACAGCCATCACAGGTGGGATGCTCCTACTTTCCAGATAAGTCAGGGCCTACCCACGGTCATGCCTGCAGTAGTGTCTCTCTCACGCACTTACAGCCCAGTACATTTCTTGGGTGGGAGCTGAAGGGTTTGAGCTGCAGCTAGCGGATGTCTTGGAATTGCTGGGTATAGCTGTGAACATGCATTGTTCATTGCTTCTGTAATATCCATCCCAGAGGAACGAAGGTTAAGAGCCAGTGCTGTGGCTGCTCCTTTCCAAGGCTCAGGCTTCTGCTTGAGCCTCCCCAGTGCTTGGCCAGCCTCTCCTCAAATGCCCTGGCAGCAGGATCTCACTCCATCCACTGGACAGCTTGCAAAAGGAAAACTCTGGGCACAGAGATCTGCATCAGAGCATTATTCCTAATCAAAAGTCAACTGGAAACACTCAGggctcaaataaaaaataacagggGAAGGATTATGACTGAGATATAGTAAATTCACCCAAGAAAATCATCATCAGACATTTAAAGTAATCATCGGGAAGCTTATGTAACATAGagtacagttgatccttgaataaCGTGGGTTTGAATCTCATGGGTCCACTTAcaggcagatttttttccctgataaATACGGTATAGTCAtgttaatgtattttctctttataattttcttagtactctcttttctttagcttactttattgtaagaatacagtatatactGCACATAGCATATGAAATGTGTGCTGATTGGCTCTTCGCATTCTCAGTAAGGCTTTGGTCAATTGTAGGTGATTAGCATTTAAATTTGGGGGGGGTAGTCAAAGTTATATACAGACTTTTGACTATGTGgcaggattggggtgggggggttcagCACCTCTAACCCTGGTGTTGTTGAATGGTCAACTGTATTTACACGGTggcattacttaaaaaaaatttttccaccCAAAATTGTTCAGTATGACTGCAAATATGTGAcaacatatgtttatttttaaaacaaacactacttggatgtttatttgttttggtctCTATACTTAATGACACTTGTTACCTCAGGTCATCTCCCAGCCCCTCAGGGAGTAGTGTTtgccccttttacagatgagaaaacagagagtCAGAGAAGCGTCCCAGTTCAGTGAAGCGTCCCAGGCAGGAGGTTAGAACCACAGCTTGAATGCCAGACTTGAGGCCCTCTCTACCATATCATGCTGGGATCAAGATTAGTGAAGGGGTCTGCCTATAATACTACTTCTTGCagactttttcttctgttgtcaTTATTAGACATTTCTAAAGGGAGAAAGTGTTGGCAGCTCATCTGAGGGTGAAGATGAGGGAGATGTTTGTGGTGCAACTCATCAAATGCTTTGGTCTCTTTTCCAGGATGACATGGAAGCTTATCGGACCCAGAACCGCTTCCTCAACTCCGAGATCCACCAGGTGACAAAGATCTGGAGACGGGTGGCTGAAAAGGAGAAGGCCCTCCTGATGAAGGTAAGAGCTGGATTCCATCTCCAAGCCCAGCCATCCTTCGGTCCCTCAGCTTCTCACGCCTATATGACTCTGTCCTTATCAACTGTGCTACCTCTGGACTGTGCCCCTTACGAGCTGTCTTTCCAGCCTCAGGCATCTGTGCTGTGCTGATTGCTGCTTCTGATCACAGAAATGccgatgaagaggcaggcagccATCAATGCACCTCCCCTCCTGGCCAGAGTAACTTCTGGAGGATTCAAAGGGTTGCCACTCTTCCCCTCctcattcatttctctcttttccccctgcATTTTGGGAGCCAGTTATTAAAGACTAGATATTCCAAAACAACTGCATATATGAGGAAATTAGAAAGTGGCTTTGCACATCCAGGGAAGGGCTGAGAAAAGACTTGAGAACTTAAGTTTACACCTTAGGCTACTCTTAGCACAGAGATAGCCTATaacaatcaaaaaacaaaaacaattttttctcaGATTGGGAGAATCTGATTTCTAGTGTTcagatgtccagttttcaacaacaaaaaaaatctcaaggcaTACGAAGATACATGAAAGTATAGCCtatttgaaggaaaaacataAGTCAATAGAAACTACCCCTGAAAAAGACCTGGTACTGGCTAATACCAGACAAAGACTTTGAAACAGTTGTCTTAAAGGtgctcaaagaactaaaggaagatgtggagagtcaagaaagaaatgtacaaacaaaatagaaatatcaaaGAGTTAGAAAACCtacatagaattaaaaaaaaaaaattctggagctgaaaagtacagtaactgaaatgaaagatTCACTGGAGGGAGATTCCAGCAGACAGGAGGAATCAGTGGGCTTGAAGATAGGACAGTGGAAATTATTcagtctgagaaacagaaaggaaaaggattGATGAAAAGTAAACAGAGCCTAAGTGATTTATGGACACCATTAAGCAGACCAACATACCCTTTATAGTATGGTTgttgcagaaggaaaagagagagagaaagggcagagagaaatgagaagaaataaaggcTGAAAACGTCCCAAATTTGATGAAGACATGAATACAAACAACCAAGAAGTTCAACAAACTTCAAGTAAGATAAACTTGAAGAAATCCAcactgagacacattataatcaaccTTTTGAATGTCAAATACAAAGAGATTGCTTGAAAGCGGAAAGAGAAGCAACTCCTCACATACAAGGAATTTTCAAGATCATGAgtggatttctcatcagaaactttggaggccagaagacagtgggcCAATatattcaaaaaaacaaaaacaaacaaaaaaaggtgaaCCAAGAGTCCAGATCTGGCAAAACTTTCTTccaaaaattagagaaattagaCATTTTCAGAGAAACTAAAGTTGAGAAACTTTGTTCCCACTAGATCTGCCCCACAAGAAATACTTGGACAGTCCTGGAGAGTGACACTTGACAGTAACTCAGAGTATATGAAGAAACGAAAACCTCAGTAGAGGTAAATACATGGGCAGTTATAaaacctagtatttttttttttaagattttatttatttatttatttatttgtcagaaaaagagagagaaagagaatgcacaagcaggcagagtggcaggcagaggcagcgagagaaccaggctccctgccgagcaaggagcccaatgcaggacttgatcccaggatgctgggatcatgacctgagctgaaggcagcagcttaaccaactgagccacccaggcatcccatcaacCTAGTATTATGATAAAAATGGTTTGTAATTccacttttgttttctatataatttaagaGCATAATACATTTCTTGAATGATTAATCCAAAAGCTAGCATTACAACAACTTTGGTTTATAACTCCACATCTTGTTTTCTACCTAATTTCAGAAACCACtgcatttaaaagaattattactTTATGTTTTGGGGCTTACAATGTGTGAAGATGTATTTTGTGATAACAACCAAAAGAGTAGGGGTGGAACTATGAAGGAACAAAGTTTCTGCAAGTTATTGAAGTTCACGtggtataaattcaaattagGATGTTATAActttagaattttaaagtaaCCCCTATGGTAGCCACAAAGAAAATAGCTATAGAATgtacacaaaaggaaatgaaatgggaatttaaacatttcactACAAAatatcaacacacaaaaaaggcagtaatgtggggcacctgggtggctcagtgggttaagcctctgccttcagctcaggtcatgatctcagggtcctgggatcgagtcccacattgggctctctgcttggaagggagcctccttccttctctctctctctctctctctctctgcttgcctctctgcccacttgtgatctctctttgtcaaataaataaaatctttaaaaaacaaaaaaggcagtaATGTTGGAAATGATGGACAAAAAATGCTATAAGTCATAGAAACCAAATAGCACAAGGACagaagtctcttctttttttttttttttttttttttttttttttNNNNNNNNNNNNNNNNNNNNNNNNNNNNNNNNNNNNNNNNNNNNNNNNNNNNNNNNNNNNNNNNNNNNNNNNNNNNNNNNNNNNNNNNNNNNNNNNNNNNtttttttttttttttaaagattttatgtatttatttggcagagagagagatcacaagtaggcagagaggcaggcagagagagagagaggaggaagcaggctccctgctgagcagagagtctgacgcggggctcgatcccaggaccctgggatcacgacccgagccgaaggcagcggcttaacccactgagccacccaggcgcccccagaagtcTCTTCTTATCAAATAATTACTTTagatgtaaatggattaaactctccaagtaaaagacagagattgacagaatggataaaaacacatgaTCCAACAACATGCTGTATACAAGAGACTCACTGtagatccaaagacacaaatggattgaaagtgaaagggtagaaaaaaatattccactcaacagtaaccaaaagagagcagggTGGCTATATCAGATAAAAgagactttaaatttttttaaagttacaaaggACCACAaaagacattatatgttaataaaaggtTCAATACAGTGAAAAGATACAAGTCATATACAACTGATGACAGACCAGCAAAATATGTGAAGCGAAAACagacagaactgaagggagaagTAGATAATTCTACGATAGTAGTTGGACACTTTAGTACCCCCACTCTCAGTAATGGTTAAAACAACCAGACAGAAAATAAGTAAGGAACTAGAGGCCTTGAACAACACAGTCAACCAGCTGGATCCAACAGGCATAGCACAGAATACTCTACCCAGTGACAATAGCACACATATTCTCCTCAAGTGTGTATGGGACATTTTCCAGGACAAGCCATATGTTGGGCCACAAATTCTGTCTCAGtagatttaaaaagatagatacTATGCTAAGTATCTTCTCCAACTGCCACAGgatgaagttagaaatcaataacagaagcaaaactggaaaattcacaaacttGCGGAAGTTGAGCAACACACTTTTCAACGATGAGTCAAAGAGGAAATtacaagagaaatgagaaaatacttaaaagccaaagaaaaagaaaacataacacACCAAAACTTaggggatgcagcaaaagcagtgagATGGCTTGAAGCTGGGGCTCAGCCAATGTTTGGAGACGGTAACCCTGGGCAGGAGTGCAGCAGAATGGCGGCCATGGCCCAGAGGCAGTCATGGCCCGGAGGTTCGCCCTCTGCCACCGCAGGACAAGACAGGAGCTAGGCTGGTCTGGAGGTCACAGCGATGCACTGAGGCCAACTTTTCCAGTCCGGCTTACACAGAAGGAAAGTGGGCCCAGGAAAATGGCCTGGCTTGCTCAGCACACCCAGCTTATGGAAAGAGAAGTACAAAAGTTCAAAACGGGGGCAGGGAGTACACAGGAAGGCCACTGGTGGGAGAGAGGTGGTGTGTTGGAGGAATGGAGAGAGCTGAGACTGCAGAAGCAGAAGGGGCAGGGCAGTGGCCAGAGCCTCGTGGCCCTCTCCTAGACACTGCTCAGTAGTAGCACTACAGAGAGCTGCTCTaggccaggtgccctgggagaggTTTACACACAGCTGCTTGCTAATCCTCAACAGAGTCCTGGGGCAGGCTCTATTATTTCCGTGGTttagatgaagaagctgaggtacagagaggttaagcaacttgccatAGGTCCCCCAGCCAGCAGTGGCTGAAGCAGGATAGGACTTGCAGTCCCCAGCAAGAACCCACACTGCCCCAGCCCacctctcccctctttctttggAATCCACCTGCAGCCCTGGGCCTGGCTGTCCGGCCTGGAGCTGCTTGTGCCTTGCTATAAACCCTTGGGTTTGGGGCCCACCTCCTTTCTCTTAGGTGATGGGCTTGGGGTGGGAATGGGGTGGGAGATGCCGCTGGAGAATGGCTTTGCTGCCTGCAGCTGCTCAGGCCTCATGGGGGGCGGGGGAATGCCAAGCAGATGGCCTGACAGCCACTCCCTGCCCTCCACAGTGTGCCTACCTTCAAGCCAAGAACTGCCAGGTGGAGAGCAAGTACCTGGCCGGGCTGCAGAGGCTGCAGGAGGCTGCGGAGGGTGAGTGCGCCGAGCTGCTCAGGCAGCTCATCCAGGAGGCACTGCAGTGCGAAGCCAGGGAGGCCTTGGCCGAAGGCGTGGAGCTGAGCCCCGTCAGGTGAGCCCGGCAGCCAGCGAGGGCGGCTCTTGGTCTATGTGACCTGAGGGGACCCGGCCGCCCTGGTGCTGGCTCCTGCTGATCACATACAAGCCCTGCACTCCCCTTACTTTCTCGTATCTTCAGATAAACAGGCTCTTGGCATGAGCCCCATATTACAGTTGGGGTGATGCAGGCTCAGAGGAGGCTGCcccttgcccaaggccacacaggtTGTTCGTGCGGCTGACCTGGGTCTACCCCTGAGAGCACCATTTTTTCTGCTTCCCCAGGCTGCCTCCCTGAGGTGCTtgtcagagaggggaggaggggagacaaGCCCGCTGCCTTTCCTGAGCCAGGTCCTTGctgagcatgtgagcaggggcagTTAAATATAACAGAAGGGGCTGTGGGTGGGATCCAAGGGTCCCCCGAGGCTGGGTGGCCCAGGGGAAGAAGCccaggctttggagccagaccaGGTTCTCTCAttatgtgatcttggacaagtcactttacCTTTCTGGGCCACATATTCAGCCTCCATCAGATGTGGGCTAAGATCCTCGCTTTGCGGGATCGGATTTGATGAGACAGCACATGCAGAGCACACAGTGAGGGCAAAGAACTGTGGACTCAGCGAAAGGCCATCTGGAATGGACCCCCAGTTCTCCCATCTTGCTTGTCACTGCTGCTGCCTATTCCCCATCCATCTTACTCTCTGTGCATGTGGGATTCTGTATTGGTGGTGCCAGACTCCTTGAGCCCAAGGCCTCATGGAGTAATAAGAGGGTCCTTTATATTTGCACAGATGCACTTACTATGCTCTTACTGTGCACCAGTCACTGTCTAGGCCCCGAGCATTTTACAACAAAAGATATCAATGGGTCTTCATGAGGCAGAGCAGGAATTCTACCCATTGTAAAGATGAGCAAACTGAAGCTCAGAACTGAAGTGACCCACCCAAAGCTGCATGGCTAAGCCACAGTGAAACCCAGGCAGGAAGCTTGCCTGGGGCCCCCCCTTGTCCTGCCCCTTGTCAAGGAAAGGGCTCTGCAAGGTGCTGCTAACATAGGCTTTTGCTGGCAGTGAGTATGATGAGTATGGCTTCCTGACGGTGCCCAACTACGAGATGGAAGACCTGAAGCTGCTGGCCAAGATCCAGGCGCTGGAGGTGCACTCCCACTACCTGCTGGCCCATGAGGCTGTGGAGCGGCCGCTGCGGGAACGCTGGGCTGCCCTGGGTGATCTTGCGCCCTCGGCCGAGCTCAAGCAGCTGCTGCGGGCAGGTGTGCCCCGAGAGCACCGGCCGCGTGTCTGGAAGTGGCTGATCCATCTCCGTGTCCGGCATCTGCAGATCCCTGGCCGTTACCAGGCGCTGCTGAGCCAGGGCCAGGTCCGAAAGCACCCTGCCGCCCGCCAGATCGAGCTGGACCTGAACCGGACCTTCCCCAACAACAAGCACTTCACCTGTCCCACCTCCAGCTTCCCCGACAAGCTACGCCGGGTGCTGCTAGCCTTCTCCTGGCAGAACCCCACCATTGGCTACTGCCAGGGCCTAAACAGGTGAGCATTAAAGCCCTAGGGAGGGCACAAGGTTCTTTACAGCACCCTTCTGTCTCTTTGAAGCCTCCCAAGAACCTAGAGAGGTGAGTCCAGGAGGCTTTATTCCTCCTGGAATTCCTGGATTCCTGGATTCCTCCTTGAATCCTCCTTGATTCCCCCATACAGATGGGGACAACATGGACATGTTCAAGATGGAGGGGCTCCTCATGCTTTGTTCTCTCCTTTGGCTTGTGTTCAGGGTGGTACCATCCTGACAGCCTACAGACAGCCTTGTGAACAGTTCCCTGGAATTCTGTAGTGCACGGCTCAGCTTGCATAGTGCAGAACTGACTGGGTCAAGGATCATTTACTTTAAACAAAACCCATTCAAGGGAGcccaagaaaaagagaattggTAAATGTCACAGCAAAAGTTCATaaaagccaggaaaagaaaatagaggacagcagggcacctgggctcaatcatt encodes:
- the TBC1D2 gene encoding TBC1 domain family member 2A isoform X4; translation: MEAYRTQNRFLNSEIHQVTKIWRRVAEKEKALLMKCAYLQAKNCQVESKYLAGLQRLQEAAEGECAELLRQLIQEALQCEAREALAEGVELSPVSEYDEYGFLTVPNYEMEDLKLLAKIQALEVHSHYLLAHEAVERPLRERWAALGDLAPSAELKQLLRAGVPREHRPRVWKWLIHLRVRHLQIPGRYQALLSQGQVRKHPAARQIELDLNRTFPNNKHFTCPTSSFPDKLRRVLLAFSWQNPTIGYCQGLNRLAAIALLVLEEEESAFWCLVAIVETIMPPDYYSKTLTSSQVDQRVLQDLLLEKLPRLMAHLGQHRVDLSFLTFNWFLVVFSDSLISNILLRVWDAFLYEGTKVIFRYALAIFKYNEEEILRLQDALEIYQYLRFFTKTICNSQKLMHIAFNDMNPFPMKQLQQLRTAHRERLEAELRELEQLKAEYLETRNSQGPAVPEGCTSEDEGEGEA
- the TBC1D2 gene encoding TBC1 domain family member 2A isoform X3; the encoded protein is MDLQEKILPGVWNLRGSSSPCPPTQAPQELVRILHKALEAAQQEKRASSAYLAAAEDKDRLELVRHKVRQIAELSRQVEALEQERESLAHTASLREQQLQELQRHVQLLMEKNQAKQQVICKLSEQVTRDFMQPPSQTPVPPEVADRDFLSQQEKMEHLKDDMEAYRTQNRFLNSEIHQVTKIWRRVAEKEKALLMKCAYLQAKNCQVESKYLAGLQRLQEAAEGECAELLRQLIQEALQCEAREALAEGVELSPVSEYDEYGFLTVPNYEMEDLKLLAKIQALEVHSHYLLAHEAVERPLRERWAALGDLAPSAELKQLLRAGVPREHRPRVWKWLIHLRVRHLQIPGRYQALLSQGQVRKHPAARQIELDLNRTFPNNKHFTCPTSSFPDKLRRVLLAFSWQNPTIGYCQGLNRLAAIALLVLEEEESAFWCLVAIVETIMPPDYYSKTLTSSQVDQRVLQDLLLEKLPRLMAHLGQHRVDLSFLTFNWFLVVFSDSLISNILLRVWDAFLYEGTKVIFRYALAIFKYNEEEILRLQDALEIYQYLRFFTKTICNSQKLMHIAFNDMNPFPMKQLQQLRTAHRERLEAELRELEQLKAEYLETRNSQGPAVPEGCTSEDEGEGEA
- the TBC1D2 gene encoding TBC1 domain family member 2A isoform X2, translated to MYNIRGNRQAQGIGHGPPGEDPPGSVEPQRVEQPLPSDPGTPGKDPADSPKPTPKSSLTANLIQKAKRQNTTFPLFAEGLTRTRTAQEKVLALEQQVLMLTKELKSQKELVRILHKALEAAQQEKRASSAYLAAAEDKDRLELVRHKVRQIAELSRQVEALEQERESLAHTASLREQQLQELQRHVQLLMEKNQAKQQVICKLSEQVTRDFMQPPSQTPVPPEVADRDFLSQQEKMEHLKDDMEAYRTQNRFLNSEIHQVTKIWRRVAEKEKALLMKCAYLQAKNCQVESKYLAGLQRLQEAAEGECAELLRQLIQEALQCEAREALAEGVELSPVSEYDEYGFLTVPNYEMEDLKLLAKIQALEVHSHYLLAHEAVERPLRERWAALGDLAPSAELKQLLRAGVPREHRPRVWKWLIHLRVRHLQIPGRYQALLSQGQVRKHPAARQIELDLNRTFPNNKHFTCPTSSFPDKLRRVLLAFSWQNPTIGYCQGLNRLAAIALLVLEEEESAFWCLVAIVETIMPPDYYSKTLTSSQVDQRVLQDLLLEKLPRLMAHLGQHRVDLSFLTFNWFLVVFSDSLISNILLRVWDAFLYEGTKVIFRYALAIFKYNEEEILRLQDALEIYQYLRFFTKTICNSQKLMHIAFNDMNPFPMKQLQQLRTAHRERLEAELRELEQLKAEYLETRNSQGPAVPEGCTSEDEGEGEA